The following proteins come from a genomic window of Sphingomonas japonica:
- a CDS encoding transglycosylase domain-containing protein — translation MRHENLTPGRYDDPFEVPLGGAGGSAPAPDTPHYDRSADLPAAWRASPMRWMVRLLAVIPVVLVLAIAWLAITAPLSKSLEPPAPPSITLLSAEGTPIARRGAIIGDPVDAAALPEHVTGAFLAIEDRRFQSHWGIDPRGIARAFVNNTFTDNSSQGGSTITQQLAKNAFLSSDRTFGRKAQEAMIALWLEAWLTKDEILSRYLSNVYFGDNVYGLSAAANHYFSRKAEDLTIGQAAMLAGLVKAPSRLAPSSNLEGARERQELVVAAMADTGVITAAEAEDVSPARLKLNKVKALPSGTYFADWVLPAARDEAGGISNDQTVRTTLQMDLQKAAERAVRNAGLREAQVGIVAMRPDGRVVAMVGGKDYKKSPFNRATQAQRQPGSTFKLFVYLAALRAGYTPDSMVDDSPVTIGEWSPKNNDNRYRGEITLEEAFARSSNVVAARLTADVGPKAVIRAARDLGISTPIPNEASIALGTSSVSLLELTAAYAAIAAGETPVRPRGLEQGDNPGWFERLSGQAGPIDGDDLANLRQLLNASITRGTGTRANLAVEAFGKTGTTQDNRDALFVGYSGDLVVGVWVGNDDNTPNPGLSGGGVPARIWRDFMTRALGVSGPAREAPPVAEVSDEDALDALIDNSVEGLEVPPIEFEGEFGGRGLAVRVAPDGTLEVIDRDPRREEPPLEEVPPDPELIEEF, via the coding sequence ATGCGGCACGAGAACCTGACCCCCGGGCGCTACGACGACCCGTTCGAAGTGCCGCTCGGCGGCGCCGGCGGGTCCGCGCCCGCCCCCGATACGCCGCATTACGATCGCAGCGCCGATCTTCCAGCGGCGTGGCGCGCCAGCCCGATGCGCTGGATGGTGCGTTTGCTCGCCGTGATCCCGGTCGTGCTGGTGCTCGCCATTGCCTGGCTGGCGATCACCGCGCCCCTGTCGAAGTCGCTCGAACCGCCCGCCCCGCCGTCGATCACCCTGCTGTCCGCGGAGGGCACGCCGATCGCGCGGCGCGGCGCGATCATCGGCGATCCGGTCGATGCAGCAGCGTTGCCCGAGCATGTTACCGGCGCATTCCTCGCGATCGAGGATCGCCGCTTCCAGTCGCATTGGGGGATCGACCCGCGCGGTATCGCCCGCGCCTTCGTCAACAACACCTTCACCGACAATTCGTCGCAGGGCGGCAGCACGATTACGCAGCAGCTCGCCAAGAACGCGTTCCTGTCGTCCGACCGCACCTTTGGCCGCAAGGCGCAGGAAGCGATGATCGCGCTGTGGCTGGAGGCATGGCTGACCAAGGACGAGATCCTGTCGCGCTATCTGTCGAACGTCTATTTCGGCGACAATGTCTACGGGCTGTCGGCAGCGGCGAACCATTATTTCAGCCGTAAGGCGGAAGACCTGACGATCGGCCAGGCGGCGATGCTGGCCGGGCTGGTCAAGGCGCCGTCGCGGCTCGCCCCGTCGAGCAACCTCGAAGGCGCGCGCGAGCGGCAGGAACTCGTCGTCGCCGCTATGGCGGACACCGGCGTCATCACCGCTGCCGAGGCAGAAGACGTGTCGCCCGCCCGGCTGAAGCTCAACAAGGTCAAGGCACTGCCGAGCGGCACCTATTTCGCCGACTGGGTGCTACCCGCTGCGCGCGACGAGGCAGGCGGCATCTCGAACGACCAGACCGTGCGCACCACGCTGCAGATGGATCTTCAGAAAGCTGCCGAACGTGCCGTCCGCAATGCCGGGCTACGCGAGGCGCAGGTCGGGATCGTCGCGATGCGGCCCGACGGGCGGGTCGTGGCGATGGTCGGCGGCAAGGACTACAAGAAAAGCCCGTTCAACCGCGCCACCCAGGCGCAGCGTCAGCCGGGATCGACGTTCAAGCTGTTCGTCTATCTGGCGGCGCTGCGCGCGGGCTACACGCCCGATTCGATGGTCGACGACAGCCCGGTGACGATCGGCGAATGGTCGCCGAAGAACAACGACAACCGCTATCGCGGCGAGATCACGCTCGAAGAAGCGTTCGCACGCTCGTCAAACGTCGTCGCCGCGCGGTTGACCGCCGATGTCGGACCAAAGGCGGTGATCCGTGCCGCGCGCGATCTCGGCATCTCGACGCCGATCCCCAACGAGGCATCGATCGCGCTCGGCACCTCGTCGGTATCGCTGCTCGAACTGACTGCCGCCTATGCCGCGATCGCCGCGGGCGAAACGCCGGTGCGCCCGCGCGGGCTGGAGCAGGGCGACAATCCCGGCTGGTTCGAACGCCTGTCGGGTCAGGCCGGGCCGATCGACGGCGACGACCTCGCCAATCTGCGCCAGCTGCTCAATGCATCGATCACGCGCGGCACGGGGACGCGCGCGAACCTAGCGGTCGAGGCGTTCGGCAAGACCGGAACGACGCAGGACAATCGCGACGCGCTGTTCGTCGGCTATTCGGGGGATCTGGTGGTCGGCGTCTGGGTCGGCAATGACGACAACACCCCCAATCCCGGCCTGTCGGGCGGCGGCGTGCCCGCGCGCATCTGGCGCGATTTCATGACCCGCGCGCTGGGCGTCAGCGGCCCGGCCCGGGAAGCCCCGCCAGTCGCCGAAGTGTCCGACGAGGACGCTCTCGACGCGCTGATCGACAACAGCGTCGAAGGACTTGAGGTCCCGCCGATCGAGTTCGAGGGCGAGTTCGGCGGCCGCGGGCTCGCCGTCCGGGTCGCTCCCGACGGCACGCTCG
- a CDS encoding serine hydrolase gives MARLTVTRRTALGYAVAGAGALAWPGLALAQDDATAIDAIVEPWLGRFDIPGLAIAIVRPGSAPYLKGYGVRTLGKAARVDAHTRFGIASNSKSFTAACIALLVADGKLAWDDPVRKHLPEFRMKDPVATENLTVRELLVHNSGLALGAGDLMQFPASDRPASDALKALPYLPFARGFRTGYAYDNILYVVADLLIERVSGKPWHAFVAERLLRPIGMTDAVPALRFLKTNNVAGRHARLGPPVRGMGAVEVIAPDEGPMTDAAGGINASVTDIAKWLQVQLSLGRLPDGSQLWPAEASAEMWTPRTIVAGTPGPTDDLPQRGVTQTYALGWFVQDYRGERLIHHSGGLSGQITQTALLPHRGIGVAVFTNTEDGPSSAIRNALLDHLIGASAFDWPAAYAARVSAGQAEALASVAGGIDTAPPGKPSLPLAAYAGRYRDPWYGDVVVAERGGALQIDFVPTPVFKSALEPWGTDSFRTRFPKGAGEDAVVSFAVAGGKVTGVTMKPLSPLADFSYDFHDLAFEPVT, from the coding sequence ATGGCACGTCTGACCGTCACGCGCCGCACGGCGCTCGGCTACGCAGTTGCGGGAGCCGGCGCGCTGGCATGGCCCGGGCTCGCACTGGCACAGGACGACGCCACGGCGATCGACGCGATCGTCGAGCCTTGGCTGGGGCGCTTCGACATTCCCGGCCTCGCGATCGCGATCGTGCGCCCCGGCAGCGCTCCGTATCTCAAGGGATATGGCGTACGCACGCTTGGCAAGGCGGCGCGCGTCGATGCGCATACCCGCTTCGGCATCGCGTCGAATTCCAAGAGCTTTACCGCCGCGTGCATCGCGCTGCTGGTCGCCGACGGCAAGCTCGCCTGGGATGATCCCGTCCGCAAGCATCTGCCCGAATTCCGCATGAAGGACCCGGTCGCGACCGAGAACCTCACCGTCCGCGAGCTGCTTGTCCACAACAGCGGACTGGCGCTGGGCGCAGGCGACCTGATGCAGTTCCCGGCCAGCGACCGGCCCGCCAGCGATGCGCTCAAGGCGTTGCCCTACCTGCCCTTCGCGCGCGGATTTCGCACCGGCTATGCCTATGACAACATCCTCTACGTCGTCGCCGACCTGCTGATCGAGCGGGTATCGGGCAAGCCGTGGCACGCCTTCGTCGCCGAACGCCTGCTGCGCCCGATCGGCATGACCGACGCGGTTCCGGCGCTGCGGTTCCTCAAGACCAACAATGTCGCGGGCCGCCATGCCCGGCTCGGACCACCGGTGCGCGGCATGGGCGCGGTCGAGGTGATCGCCCCCGACGAAGGGCCGATGACCGATGCGGCGGGCGGGATCAACGCCAGCGTTACCGACATCGCCAAATGGCTCCAGGTGCAGCTGTCGCTGGGCAGGCTGCCGGACGGAAGCCAGCTGTGGCCTGCCGAGGCGAGTGCGGAGATGTGGACGCCACGCACCATCGTCGCCGGGACGCCCGGACCGACCGACGACCTGCCCCAGCGCGGTGTCACCCAGACCTATGCGCTCGGCTGGTTCGTCCAGGATTATCGCGGTGAGCGGCTGATCCATCATTCGGGTGGCCTGTCGGGGCAGATCACTCAGACCGCACTGCTTCCGCATCGCGGCATCGGTGTCGCGGTCTTCACCAATACCGAGGACGGCCCCTCTTCGGCGATCCGCAACGCGCTGCTCGACCATCTGATCGGCGCGTCTGCATTCGACTGGCCGGCCGCTTATGCGGCGCGCGTTTCGGCCGGGCAGGCCGAAGCCCTGGCGAGCGTCGCAGGCGGTATCGACACAGCGCCGCCCGGCAAGCCCAGCCTGCCGCTCGCTGCTTATGCCGGACGCTATCGCGATCCCTGGTATGGCGACGTCGTGGTGGCGGAACGCGGCGGCGCGCTGCAGATCGATTTCGTGCCGACGCCGGTGTTCAAGAGCGCGCTCGAACCCTGGGGCACCGATAGCTTCCGCACCCGTTTCCCGAAAGGCGCAGGCGAGGATGCTGTCGTCAGCTTTGCGGTCGCGGGCGGCAAGGTCACCGGCGTGACAATGAAACCGCTCTCGCCCCTCGCCGATTTCAGCTATGATTTCCACGACCTTGCGTTCGAACCAGTCACGTGA
- a CDS encoding HNH endonuclease: MYHPDLIRHPDSCPTLVLNADYTPLSYYPLSVWPWQTAIKAVFLDRVDIVSFYEREVRSPSAVMKLPSVIALKQYVRPSQFPAFTRFNLFLRDKFACQYCGSGHDLTFDHVVPRAQGGRTTWENVCTACAPCNLKKGGRTPRQAAMPLHIEPIRPTSWHLQEHGRRFPPNFLHETWHDWLYWDVELEA, encoded by the coding sequence ATGTATCATCCCGATCTGATCCGCCATCCGGACAGCTGCCCGACGCTGGTGCTGAACGCCGACTATACGCCGCTCAGCTATTACCCGCTCAGCGTGTGGCCGTGGCAGACCGCGATCAAGGCGGTGTTTCTCGACCGGGTCGACATCGTCTCCTTCTATGAACGCGAGGTACGAAGTCCCAGCGCGGTGATGAAGCTCCCCTCCGTCATCGCGCTCAAACAATATGTCCGCCCTTCGCAATTCCCCGCCTTTACCCGCTTCAACCTGTTCCTGCGCGACAAGTTCGCGTGCCAATATTGCGGCTCCGGCCACGACCTGACCTTCGATCACGTCGTCCCGCGCGCCCAGGGCGGTCGCACCACCTGGGAAAATGTCTGCACCGCCTGCGCGCCGTGCAACCTCAAAAAGGGCGGCCGCACGCCTCGTCAGGCAGCGATGCCGCTGCACATCGAACCGATCCGCCCGACCAGCTGGCACCTGCAGGAACACGGCCGCCGTTTTCCGCCCAACTTCCTACACGAAACCTGGCACGACTGGCTCTATTGGGACGTCGAACTCGAAGCCTGA
- the gluQRS gene encoding tRNA glutamyl-Q(34) synthetase GluQRS, translated as MMTAWQDGDGQPVAVDEIVDKLATTRFAPSPTGLLHLGHAWSAVQAHDLARAANGRFLLRIEDIDAARSRDEHVAAILADLAWLGLEWDGPVLFQSQRLATYGSALERLRQAGLVYRCFCTRAEIAASASAPHGSEGPVYPGTCRRLTAAEERADEPHCWRIDMAAATARAGPLTWHDAHAGTVSADPMAAGDVVLARKDAPSSYHLSVVVDDAAQGVTDIVRGTDLFDATHVHRVLQALLDLPTPRYHHHALLVGSDGERLAKRRGAPTLAAMRAAGEDGHALAQRLRQGQLPLGFAVAAP; from the coding sequence ATGATGACAGCATGGCAGGACGGCGACGGTCAACCCGTAGCTGTGGACGAAATTGTGGATAAGCTGGCGACGACGCGCTTTGCGCCAAGCCCGACCGGGCTGTTGCACCTTGGCCATGCGTGGTCGGCGGTGCAGGCGCACGACCTGGCGCGCGCGGCCAATGGCCGCTTCCTGCTGCGCATCGAGGATATCGACGCGGCGCGCAGCCGGGACGAGCATGTCGCCGCAATCCTTGCCGATCTGGCGTGGCTGGGGCTCGAGTGGGACGGACCGGTGCTGTTCCAGTCGCAGCGTCTGGCGACATATGGCAGCGCGCTCGAACGGTTGCGGCAGGCGGGCCTGGTCTATCGCTGCTTTTGCACCCGCGCCGAGATCGCGGCGAGCGCATCCGCGCCACATGGCAGCGAGGGGCCTGTCTATCCCGGAACCTGTCGTCGCCTGACCGCTGCCGAGGAACGGGCGGACGAACCGCATTGCTGGCGGATCGACATGGCCGCGGCGACCGCGCGTGCGGGGCCGCTGACCTGGCACGACGCGCACGCGGGAACCGTCAGCGCCGACCCGATGGCGGCGGGCGATGTCGTGCTGGCACGCAAGGATGCGCCGTCGAGCTATCACCTGTCGGTAGTGGTCGACGACGCCGCGCAGGGCGTCACCGATATCGTGCGCGGCACCGACCTGTTCGATGCGACCCATGTCCACCGCGTGTTGCAGGCTCTGTTGGACCTTCCGACACCGCGCTACCACCACCACGCGCTGCTCGTCGGAAGCGATGGCGAGCGGCTGGCCAAGCGCCGCGGAGCGCCGACGCTGGCGGCGATGCGAGCGGCGGGCGAGGACGGACACGCGCTGGCGCAGCGGCTTCGCCAGGGGCAACTCCCCCTTGGTTTTGCGGTCGCCGCGCCCTAG